GTTCTCTGAGGATTGTCTGAGGGTTGTCTGGGAATGGTCTAAGCACACTAGTATATCCTGAGAATATCCAGAGTGGCTGCAGACAATACCCAGCGCATATCCCTGCCAGTTTGCTACCATTCCACTACGCTCTGAACCGGGATCTATTGGATAACACTGCCGGGATTGAGCAGGGACTCAGCCGGACCACGTTCGCAAATGCTGGCCAAATCCTTCGCAAATTTGCGAAGAAACCTAAGGGCCGTCTAAGAGGAGTTGCGAAGGAGTTGCGAAGAAACCCTCACAATCATTTAACTATCATTAAATTATAGTAGTCCGTTTCTCCAGCTAACCAGTTGGCCAGTTACCTCATCTCAACTGAAGCAGGACAACAGGGAATTATTCACTATAGCGTTATAGAAAACTTTAGCAATAGGTTTTGGAACAAAATACCGAAAGTGATATTTAAATAGAAATTAATGATTTCTATATCGATATAGAAATCGATACAGATTATTCATTCATATATTCCTCTACAAGGTTAGCTGACCTCCCTTCATTTAATCAGGTTTACATGTAAATTGAAGGCCTCCCGGCAACAGGCGGCCGGTAAAATCCGGCAACCGGGTCCCGGTCTATTGTAGCTTGTAACAACTTCCGCTTTTAACTCATTTTAATTCTAAAAAACAGGGCATCTACCCTGATATTTATAAATATTATAATTATGTTTGTCATAATTAATAATAATTTTTATTTACTTCATCTTTTTTATACTAATTATTATGAACCTGTTTCCCAAAAGGTCAGTTTCCATATATACTATGGCGCTCGGCGCCTCCCTGTTGGTTCAAACCGCTATTCAGGCCCAGGGTCCTGCCATCGATACAGGATTAAATAAGAAATTACTGGCCGCTCCCCAGGGTTCTATAGTTGAACTGCCGGGACTGTTAACTGAAAAGCTTCCGATGAACGCTTATCAAAAGATTGTGCAGCCTGGCCCGCAGTACCTGATCTCCGATGATCCTGAATACATTCGGGTTCCTGAAGGCGTTGCCTTTCGGGAAGCCGTTGAATCAGGTTCCGTGCGGTTGTACGTGTATAATGTGAATGGCGTGAAAGAGCCGGAAAAGATCAACACCAAAATAATTGCGGTCATAAAAAATACAGGCAAAGCACCCATGCATTTGCGGATGCTGAAATTTTCTTCGCAAAAACCAACCACCAGTTACTTTTATGCAGGCAAACAGGGACTGGCCGACTTTTTTGCTTCTACTCCGCAAACCACTATCCGCACCATTCAACCCGGCAGTATCCTGGCAATAGATCCGGCGCATGAAAAAAATATTGTCAAATACGATGAACTGGTGCATGGCTTCTATGAATTTGTGATTGACCAACCTGGTGAAGTAAGCGTATTGCAAACGAACACCACTTCTTCCACCGCCGCCTCATTTGCCCGCATCACCAATGTGCTGCCTTCAAAAAGCCAGAGCGGCGCAGGCCGGGGCATTTTTGGGGTAAGCAATTACCGGTTGTTAACGCAGAACACCATCGAAACCAAGGATGGCGTTTCGCAGATCATTGTGGCCGATGGCAAACAGGATGGCTGGGTGCTGGGTAAAGAAAGCAGCAGCGGCCGCATTGCTACCCTGGCCGGCAACTACGGCGTATTGTATAACATGGAAATTAAGTGGAAGAGTACCGATGGCCGCGGTTTGGCCCTGGTTACCTGGAACGCCCGCAGCGATAACAACCAATGGTGCGGTGCAATGGCCAACACCATGGTGGTGAGCAAAGGCAAGTTCAAAGAAGGGATCATTCAATTACCTGCCGATAAACTGGTTACCAGGAAAGCGCCGGAAGCCGTGCTGATACAGGTGTTTCCGCCGGCAGCCAACGGTGAAGAACAACTGATAAAGCTGACCTATTCACCTCCAGGCGCCAGTTGTTTGCCCACTCCGCTGGTATTTATACCAGTAACCATGGAATAATTTTTCAATCTGAGGCCTTTCATGCATAAATATTAATTAATTTATGCGTGAAAAGCCCAGGTATTCATGGAATCAGTGAACATAAAAAAGCTGGCCCAGCTTCTTAATTTATCAATAGCTACCGTATCAAAGGCATTGCGTGATAGTTACGACATTAGCCAGGAAACCAAGGACAAGGTATTGGCCCTGGCCAAAGAGTTGAACTATCAGCCTAATCCCCATGCCAGTTTTCTGCGAAAACAGAACAGCAAAACCATCGCCGTCATTATACCGGAGATTGCCAATAACTATTTTACCCTGGCCATCAATGGCATTGAATCGGTAGCCCAGGAAAAAGGCTATCATGTGATCATTTATTTATCGCACGAAGATTTTCACCGCGAAGTGGCCTTTACCAAATTATTACACACCGGCCGGGTAGATGGCGTGCTGATCTCCGTTTCCAGCACTACAACTGATTATACTCATTTGCATCAGTTGCAGGACAAAGGCCTGCCCATCGTTTTCTTTGACCGGGTTTGTGAGCATTTCAACACCGTAAAAGTTACTACCGATGATTACCAAAGCGCCTACCTGGCAGCCAGTCATTTAATAGAACAGGGTTGCAAACGCATTGCCCACCTGGCTATTTCTCAAAGCCTGTCTATTGGCAGTAAAAGGGCCAAAGGCTATCTACAGGCCCTTCAGGATAATGGCATTACGCCGGCTGCATCGTTGTTGATCGAATGCACCAATGATGATGAACAGGATGTTAAACTGATTAGAGATCTGTTAGAACAACAACAACCTGATGGCATCTTTGCTGCCATTGAACGCTACGCCATTGCCGGTTATGAGTTGTGTGACTTGTTGGGTTTGAATATTCCCGGTGATGTAAAGATCATTAGCTTTAGCAATCTGCAAACGGCCTCGCTGTTAAATCCTTCCCTGTCTACCATTACCCAGCCTGCTTTTGAAATGGGCCGCGAAGCGGCAAGTATGTTGTTGAAGAAGCTGGAGAAGAAAAATTTTCAGTTGCCTGATGAGAGTATTGTGATTCAATCGAAGTTGATTGCGCGGAAGTCGACTATGAAATAAGTTCAGAGTTCCTAGTTCAGAGTTCATTTCTCTGTTTTTCATTTTTCATTCTTCATTTCTTTGTCCTCTTCATGATACTCCATCTCCGTATTGATAGACCAGATATTTGATTTATCGGCAATGCCGGCAACGATGTTGTCTACTGCCGTCATAGCAGTAAGCATGGAGTGGTCGGAGTTGTTGTATTTGTGCATGCCGTTGCGGCCGATGAGATATAAATTTTGAAGACCGTCAACAAAATTCCTGATAACATCAAAACGGTCGTAGGTGCCAAAGTAGGCCGGATAGGTTTTTTCCATCCGCAGCACGGTGGCATCCAACAGGTCTTCCTTCCGGGCAAGTCCGATCTTCTCCAGTTCGTTGATGGCGGTTTCCTTAATTACTTCTTCGCTCTGGTTCCAGAACTCGTCATCCCGGTTGCAAAAGTATTCCATCCCAATCCAGCTGGTGGTGGGGTCTTTTACCAGGAAAGGACTCCAGTTATTAAAGATCTGCAGGCGGCCCACTTTTACATCTCTCTCCTGCACATAGATCCAGGTATCATCGAGGCTAAGATTTTGATAACTGCCTGTAGATTTATTGGGAACAGAAAATTGCTTTAATAATAAACCTACCGTAATAAAATCGCGGTATAACAAACCAGCCGCAACTTCCCGTACATCGTCCGGTACGCCTAACATGCCACCAATCAATTCATTTACGGGCATGGTAGAGAAAAAGTAATCGCCTTCCCAGGTTTTCGATTCCCCGGTTTCTGCATTTACGGAGTGAACGGCTGTAACGCCGCCTTTATGATTGTCTAAACTTGTTATCTTTTGATGGAAGATGATTTCACCGCCCATGCTTTCGATCTGCCGGGCAACTTCTTCCCACAATTGGCCGGGTCCCAGTTTGGGATACAAGAAGCGTTCGATCTGGCTGGTCTCTACATTTTTTTGCGCAATATCCCGGATGTCGTTGTTCTTACGCTTCAGTGCATGCGCTATTGCCTTGGTAATGGATACGCCTTTGATCCGCTGCGCGCCCCACTCTGCAGAAATTTCGTTACAATTAACGCCCCAAACCTTTTCGGTATAATCTTTAAAGAAGGTTTTATATAAGGTTTTACCAAACCGGTTGATCATGAAGTCTTCCAGCGTTCTTTCTTTCCGCCGCGGAAACAGCCTGGCAAAGGTGTAAGAGAAGCCAATTTTTATAGTACGCCAAAGCCCCAGTTTGCGCAGGGTACCGGCCGACAAATTGAGCGGATAATTAAAGAACTGACGCAGGAAATAGATGCGCGACAACCGGCGGCGCAACAGCATTACCTTGTCCTTGTCAACAGGCGCTTTGCCTGCCGTTTCAGCAGGATATAATTTACGCGACCGGTTTTGATAGTTAATATTTACTTCGCCCTCGGTTGTTTTATCAAGCGGCATAAACTGGAACCACCAATCCATTACCCTGTCTGATTTTGAGAAGAACCGGTGTCCGCCGATATCGATGCGGTTGCCTTTGTAGTTTACGGTCTTGGAGATGCCCCCGATGTCCCCGGTTTTTTCCAGGATGACGGGTTTTATGTTTGTGCGTGTAAGTAGTTCGTACGCAGCTGTTAAACCAGCCGGTCCTGCACCAATAATAATCGCTTTCTTGTTGAGTTTAACAGTGTCGTGTTTCATGAAATAGGGGTGTGAAAGTAATATAAATTTTCCACGTGTTTATGTTTTCTTCTTTACATTTGAACATGTTACGCATCCCCACCCGACCCCGGACAACATTTTTCCAACTCATTGCTGTTGTTCTTTTTGTTTCCTGGCTGGTTTTACTTTGTGTTCAACCTGTGAAACTTTCGCCCGATTCCGATGGGTACCTGGAAACGGCCAATCACCTGACTGATAATTCTACCAGCCGGCCTTTATTATTTCCGCTTTTACTTCGCATAATAAACACCCTGCACCTGAAACAAAGCATTGTTTGTTTCTTTATCAATATCCTGAGCCTGCTGAGTTTCTTCCGGCTTTGCGGCCCCAACAAAAAACTATTTTCGCTAACAAATATTGGGATCCTCATCGGGTTTTTCCTGCTGCCCGCTACCTGGAGTTATTGCGGCGCCTGTTTAACGGAGTCCATTCTGTTTGCAGTAGAGATCTGGATCGTTATTTTCTTATCCTTACTTTTTTTTCCCAAACGTCCTACATCCCTGGTATCGATTATTATATATTCCCTGGCCATCGCCCTGCTTGGCACTTTGTTAAAACCCTGGATCATGCTCTTCGTTGTGGGCTGCAGTGTGTTGTTTGCCGTGATGGCCTTGTTCGGTAAAGCATTCCGCACTGCCAGAATACCAGCCTTAGTGCTGTTTATTATAACTACCGGCGCTTTTGTCTTCAGCTATAAGTACAATATGAGCAAGAGCTCTTCTTCAGCCAATATCGTGTACCTGCTTGCCAACTCCAATAAACTGGATGAGCTGAAAGCAAGAGTCCAGGACAAGAAAGGCCTTACACCAGAAGAAGCCCGTTTTACCAGCCGGGTTATTGACGACATTCAATTGCTTAAAGACCAATACAACAGCGACCCGCTAATAGCACCGATGGAGGCATTAAAGGTGCTGAAAGTTAACGACAAAGCTTATGCGGATACGATAAACAGGGCATTTAAGATTGCTTACTTCCAGAGAAGTAAAGACGCAATCAACCTGGTGGGTTTGTCTGTTGAAAGATATGTGCAGGACACCCAATTAGGGCTTACCTGTCTTGACATTTGTTATGGCCCATTTATAACTATCCTTAAAAAGAACGGCGTATACTTTGCCATTGCCCTTGCCGGGTTAACCCTTATTTACTGGTTTATCCAAAGGCGCAGGAAAACGGGCCCTGCAGTCAAAAGGCCATTATCCCTCTTTGGTAAACAGGTACTTATTTTTGCTGGCATCCTTCTTTTTACTTCCATCTTTTTTGCCTTGTTCCTGGCTGTTTCTGGTGGGATTGAGTTAAGACGCACGGTTTTGCCGGCAGTTCTTTTCCAACTGATAGCCATCAGCTACCTGATGATCAACAGACGTGAATTACTGAAGGCTTAGGTACTCATCCGCCTGATCAGTTCTACCGGTACTATAATAGGTTCCGGCGACAACACATCATTGCCGTTGTCGTTCTTCAGGCGTTTCAGTACTTCCATTACTATCACCTTGCCAATTTTCACGGGGAATTGTTCTATGGTGGTTATGGAGGGACTGATGATGGCTGAGCGCGGATCGTTGGAGTAACCGACGATGCGCAAATCC
The Niastella koreensis GR20-10 genome window above contains:
- a CDS encoding copper amine oxidase; its protein translation is MNLFPKRSVSIYTMALGASLLVQTAIQAQGPAIDTGLNKKLLAAPQGSIVELPGLLTEKLPMNAYQKIVQPGPQYLISDDPEYIRVPEGVAFREAVESGSVRLYVYNVNGVKEPEKINTKIIAVIKNTGKAPMHLRMLKFSSQKPTTSYFYAGKQGLADFFASTPQTTIRTIQPGSILAIDPAHEKNIVKYDELVHGFYEFVIDQPGEVSVLQTNTTSSTAASFARITNVLPSKSQSGAGRGIFGVSNYRLLTQNTIETKDGVSQIIVADGKQDGWVLGKESSSGRIATLAGNYGVLYNMEIKWKSTDGRGLALVTWNARSDNNQWCGAMANTMVVSKGKFKEGIIQLPADKLVTRKAPEAVLIQVFPPAANGEEQLIKLTYSPPGASCLPTPLVFIPVTME
- a CDS encoding LacI family DNA-binding transcriptional regulator, whose protein sequence is MESVNIKKLAQLLNLSIATVSKALRDSYDISQETKDKVLALAKELNYQPNPHASFLRKQNSKTIAVIIPEIANNYFTLAINGIESVAQEKGYHVIIYLSHEDFHREVAFTKLLHTGRVDGVLISVSSTTTDYTHLHQLQDKGLPIVFFDRVCEHFNTVKVTTDDYQSAYLAASHLIEQGCKRIAHLAISQSLSIGSKRAKGYLQALQDNGITPAASLLIECTNDDEQDVKLIRDLLEQQQPDGIFAAIERYAIAGYELCDLLGLNIPGDVKIISFSNLQTASLLNPSLSTITQPAFEMGREAASMLLKKLEKKNFQLPDESIVIQSKLIARKSTMK
- a CDS encoding NAD(P)/FAD-dependent oxidoreductase, which produces MKHDTVKLNKKAIIIGAGPAGLTAAYELLTRTNIKPVILEKTGDIGGISKTVNYKGNRIDIGGHRFFSKSDRVMDWWFQFMPLDKTTEGEVNINYQNRSRKLYPAETAGKAPVDKDKVMLLRRRLSRIYFLRQFFNYPLNLSAGTLRKLGLWRTIKIGFSYTFARLFPRRKERTLEDFMINRFGKTLYKTFFKDYTEKVWGVNCNEISAEWGAQRIKGVSITKAIAHALKRKNNDIRDIAQKNVETSQIERFLYPKLGPGQLWEEVARQIESMGGEIIFHQKITSLDNHKGGVTAVHSVNAETGESKTWEGDYFFSTMPVNELIGGMLGVPDDVREVAAGLLYRDFITVGLLLKQFSVPNKSTGSYQNLSLDDTWIYVQERDVKVGRLQIFNNWSPFLVKDPTTSWIGMEYFCNRDDEFWNQSEEVIKETAINELEKIGLARKEDLLDATVLRMEKTYPAYFGTYDRFDVIRNFVDGLQNLYLIGRNGMHKYNNSDHSMLTAMTAVDNIVAGIADKSNIWSINTEMEYHEEDKEMKNEK